The Salegentibacter mishustinae genome includes a window with the following:
- a CDS encoding efflux RND transporter periplasmic adaptor subunit: MKKLAVLLSIPLLLLSCGNNEEGKSIEELIESENLSEIRARKTELSKKQSDLTQKLDKLDQAIDRLDKTRRLDLVMIQEINDTLFKHYAEVQGDVATDENIVVYAEFSGILQDLRVKEGEQVNKGQVLAKIDDGGLSSELAQLETQATLAKTTFERQKRLWEQNIGSEMQYLEAKTNYESMQNSVNRLKSQLDKTIVRAPFSGIIDEVLTEEGEVVNPGQSQLFRLVSLKNMYVEADVPEGYLNKINKGTEVLVEISSLGREFEGEVKRVGNTINPNNRSFSIQVAVPNENGMLKPNQIATLKLNDYTAENAVIIPENALLKNAQGESVVFILQEKEEGEDNIGIAKRQIVKTGYTYNNKIEITSGLETGETLIVEGAKNLRDGQEVKIRN, encoded by the coding sequence ATGAAAAAGTTAGCTGTTTTATTAAGTATTCCGCTGTTATTGCTTTCGTGTGGAAATAATGAAGAAGGAAAATCTATAGAAGAACTTATAGAGAGCGAAAACCTCTCGGAAATTAGAGCCAGAAAAACAGAATTAAGCAAGAAGCAAAGCGACCTTACTCAAAAGCTGGATAAACTGGATCAGGCTATAGATCGGTTAGACAAAACGAGACGTTTAGATTTGGTAATGATCCAGGAGATCAATGATACCCTTTTTAAACATTACGCCGAAGTACAGGGTGATGTAGCAACAGATGAAAACATTGTGGTTTACGCCGAATTTTCTGGAATCCTGCAAGACTTGCGCGTAAAAGAAGGAGAACAAGTAAATAAAGGACAGGTCCTTGCTAAAATAGATGACGGCGGACTTTCGAGCGAATTGGCCCAATTAGAAACTCAGGCTACCCTGGCAAAAACCACTTTTGAACGTCAAAAGCGTTTATGGGAACAAAATATTGGGTCTGAAATGCAATACTTAGAAGCCAAAACCAATTACGAGTCTATGCAAAATTCTGTAAACAGGTTAAAATCTCAATTAGACAAAACTATTGTGAGAGCACCTTTTAGCGGAATTATAGATGAAGTACTTACCGAAGAAGGAGAAGTAGTAAACCCGGGGCAAAGTCAGTTATTTCGCTTAGTGAGTTTAAAAAATATGTATGTAGAAGCTGACGTGCCAGAAGGTTATTTGAACAAAATAAACAAGGGCACCGAAGTACTTGTAGAAATTAGTTCTTTAGGCCGTGAGTTTGAAGGAGAGGTAAAAAGAGTTGGGAACACCATTAATCCTAACAACCGTTCCTTCAGCATTCAGGTTGCGGTACCTAATGAAAACGGGATGCTTAAACCTAACCAAATTGCTACCCTTAAGCTCAATGATTATACCGCAGAAAACGCTGTAATTATTCCAGAGAATGCTTTGCTTAAAAACGCACAGGGTGAAAGCGTTGTGTTTATCCTTCAGGAAAAAGAAGAAGGTGAAGACAATATAGGTATTGCGAAAAGACAAATAGTAAAAACAGGTTATACCTATAATAATAAGATAGAAATAACTAGCGGGCTGGAAACCGGAGAAACACTGATCGTAGAAGGTGCCAAAAACCTTAGAGATGGTCAGGAAGTTAAAATAAGAAACTAA
- a CDS encoding TolC family protein, producing the protein MKFRYLLILLISISSIAQETPQDYSFSMEEAIKFGLENNYSSVNAQKDIEIALKQKWEIIAQGLPQVSATADYQNYLKQPVTLLPAEITGGEPGTFTPVTFGTQQNVNATATWNQLIFDGSYIVGIQSARTLLQISENAKTKTDLEIKKAVINAYGNVLLAEENVAILEKNVENVQKNYDETNEIYKNGLAEQEDVEQLEITLLNLKNNLSRSKRMRDIAYEMFNLTLGIPVEIPVNLTEELDNLAMEYFDLELLQKEIPVEENIDYRIAANTAESREIEVKLEKSKALPSLTGFLNYGVQGFSQEFTFLNEDQEYFGQSILGVSLNIPIFSSGMRSSRTQQKQIAYEQAMVELEQTENEVKRQINSAKSDYEFSLENYQNQKKNLELAERIENKNQIKFFEGIASSFELSEAQRQLYQAQQDFLQSMLDVITAKVELENLLDTRKYNNED; encoded by the coding sequence ATGAAATTTAGATACCTGTTAATTTTACTGATTTCCATAAGCAGTATAGCCCAGGAAACTCCTCAAGATTACAGTTTTTCTATGGAGGAAGCCATAAAATTTGGGCTGGAGAACAATTACTCCTCGGTAAATGCGCAAAAAGATATTGAAATTGCGCTCAAGCAAAAATGGGAGATTATTGCCCAGGGTTTACCACAGGTGAGCGCTACGGCAGATTATCAAAATTACCTTAAGCAACCGGTTACCTTACTTCCCGCAGAAATTACAGGCGGTGAGCCCGGCACCTTTACCCCTGTAACTTTTGGAACACAGCAAAATGTAAACGCCACAGCCACCTGGAACCAGCTAATTTTTGATGGTTCTTATATAGTAGGTATCCAATCGGCCAGAACTTTGCTTCAGATCTCTGAAAATGCAAAAACCAAAACCGACCTCGAAATAAAGAAAGCTGTAATTAATGCCTACGGAAATGTTTTACTGGCGGAAGAAAATGTAGCGATTCTTGAAAAAAACGTAGAAAACGTACAAAAGAATTACGACGAAACGAACGAGATCTATAAAAACGGGCTGGCAGAACAAGAAGATGTAGAGCAGCTTGAAATCACCTTGCTTAACTTAAAAAACAACTTAAGCCGAAGCAAACGTATGCGTGATATCGCTTACGAAATGTTCAATTTAACGCTTGGGATTCCTGTAGAAATACCGGTTAATCTAACCGAAGAACTGGATAACCTGGCAATGGAATATTTTGACCTGGAACTCTTACAAAAGGAAATTCCGGTAGAAGAAAATATAGATTACCGTATTGCTGCAAACACGGCAGAATCTCGTGAAATTGAAGTGAAACTGGAAAAATCTAAAGCACTTCCCTCTTTAACCGGGTTTTTAAATTATGGGGTACAGGGCTTCAGCCAGGAATTTACTTTTCTTAATGAAGACCAGGAATATTTTGGACAGTCTATTTTAGGCGTAAGCTTAAATATTCCAATTTTCAGCAGTGGTATGCGAAGCTCCAGGACGCAGCAAAAACAAATTGCCTATGAACAGGCGATGGTAGAACTGGAACAAACCGAAAATGAAGTAAAACGCCAAATTAATTCTGCTAAAAGCGATTATGAGTTTAGCCTGGAGAATTATCAAAATCAAAAGAAAAACCTTGAACTCGCAGAAAGGATAGAGAACAAGAATCAAATTAAGTTTTTTGAAGGAATTGCCAGCAGTTTTGAGCTTAGTGAAGCCCAGCGCCAACTTTACCAGGCACAACAAGACTTTTTACAATCTATGCTTGACGTAATAACTGCTAAAGTAGAATTAGAAAACCTGTTGGACACTAGAAAATATAACAATGAAGATTAA
- a CDS encoding TetR/AcrR family transcriptional regulator: protein MKEAIQNTATNLFLRLGFKSVTMDDIAEEMGISKKTIYAHYSNKSQLIEGSVWQLMEEINTGIESLRAQNLNPIVENFEVKVYVQRMLKNEKTSPQFQLKKYYPKIYNTISNKKFEVAQRSIIDNLERGIRSGYYRSNISISFVSRLHFAGMLGVKDKNLFPEDEFSNNKLMDYLLEYHLRAICTPKGLEVLEDLLTKNKVKNEI, encoded by the coding sequence GTGAAAGAAGCAATTCAAAATACAGCCACCAACCTTTTTTTAAGACTGGGCTTTAAAAGTGTAACCATGGATGATATCGCCGAAGAGATGGGGATATCAAAAAAAACCATATATGCACATTATAGCAATAAATCCCAGCTTATTGAAGGTAGTGTTTGGCAATTAATGGAAGAAATTAATACGGGAATAGAATCATTGCGCGCTCAAAACTTAAACCCTATTGTAGAAAATTTTGAGGTAAAAGTATATGTGCAACGCATGCTTAAAAATGAAAAGACCTCACCCCAATTTCAGCTTAAAAAATACTATCCAAAAATCTATAATACTATAAGCAACAAAAAATTTGAAGTTGCACAACGTAGCATAATAGATAACCTGGAACGCGGTATTAGAAGTGGTTACTATCGCTCTAATATTTCAATTTCTTTTGTAAGCAGGCTTCATTTTGCTGGTATGTTAGGCGTTAAAGACAAAAACCTGTTTCCTGAAGACGAATTCAGCAATAATAAGCTTATGGATTATTTATTAGAATACCATTTGCGAGCTATTTGCACCCCAAAAGGACTGGAAGTTTTAGAAGATTTATTAACCAAGAATAAAGTGAAAAATGAAATTTAG
- a CDS encoding polyprenyl synthetase family protein: MKSISQYREAFQEYLDLKVQVKEPENLYEPMRYILSLGGKRLRPVLVLMSTEIFEADYKKALDAALAIEIFHNFSLVHDDIMDDAPLRRGKETVHERWDINTGILSGDAMLINAYQLFENYDGDTFKELARLFTKTAMQVCEGQQYDIDFETRDDVAIEDYLKMIEYKTAVLVGASLQMGAIVANTSTQCKEAVYEFGRLLGIAFQLQDDYLDAFGDPETFGKQPGGDIIENKKTFLYLKSLEASGKSEAQQLEHLYTINPAETSGKIEAVKTLFENSGAAALTQREIEKYTEKAFKVLDEIDISEEKKRPLRQFGEMLMNRTV, encoded by the coding sequence ATGAAGTCTATTTCTCAATATAGAGAAGCTTTTCAGGAATATTTAGATCTTAAAGTTCAGGTGAAAGAGCCTGAAAATCTTTATGAACCTATGCGCTACATTCTTAGCCTGGGTGGGAAACGTCTAAGACCGGTTTTAGTGTTGATGTCTACTGAAATCTTTGAAGCCGACTATAAAAAAGCTTTAGATGCTGCGCTTGCTATAGAGATATTTCATAATTTTTCTTTGGTTCATGATGATATTATGGATGATGCCCCTTTGCGCCGTGGTAAAGAAACCGTGCACGAGCGTTGGGATATCAATACCGGAATTTTATCTGGTGATGCCATGTTGATAAATGCCTACCAGCTTTTTGAGAATTATGATGGTGATACCTTTAAGGAATTGGCGAGATTATTTACCAAAACCGCGATGCAGGTTTGTGAAGGTCAGCAATATGATATAGATTTTGAAACCCGAGACGATGTAGCTATCGAAGATTATCTAAAAATGATAGAATACAAGACAGCAGTTCTTGTAGGAGCTTCGTTACAAATGGGAGCTATTGTGGCAAATACTTCTACACAATGTAAAGAGGCAGTCTATGAATTTGGGCGCTTATTAGGAATTGCTTTTCAGCTACAGGATGATTACCTGGATGCTTTTGGAGATCCTGAGACTTTTGGGAAACAACCCGGTGGGGATATTATTGAAAATAAAAAGACTTTTCTTTATTTAAAATCTCTGGAGGCTTCGGGGAAAAGCGAGGCGCAACAATTAGAGCATTTGTATACCATTAATCCTGCTGAAACTTCCGGGAAAATTGAAGCTGTAAAGACCCTTTTTGAAAATAGTGGGGCCGCAGCTTTAACTCAACGCGAAATAGAAAAATACACTGAAAAAGCTTTTAAAGTATTGGATGAAATTGATATTTCTGAAGAGAAAAAGCGTCCTTTAAGGCAATTTGGTGAAATGCTCATGAATCGCACGGTCTAA
- a CDS encoding 2-oxoglutarate dehydrogenase E1 component, with product MDRFSFLNAAHTAYFAELYDQYLQYPDSVEPSWRAFFQGFDFGMQQNGVSAETMEEAPVDFQEGEIPEHVIKEFKVIRLIDGYRTRGHLFTKTNPVRERRKYRPTLDIENFGLEKSDLDTKFNAGDMLGIGPSSLKDIVTHLEKVYCESIGIEYMFIRKPEEIQWIQDKLNKNENHPNFSDDEKKKILKKLNQAVSFESFLHRKYVGQKRFSLEGGESLIPALDALIEKAADYGVKDFVMGMAHRGRLNTLTNIFGKSAKDIFSEFDGKDYEQDIFDGDVKYHLGWTSCRETDNGKQININIAPNPSHLEAVGPVVQGITRAKQDRHYGGDNMKVLPILVHGDAAIAGQGVVYEVVQMAQLEGYQTGGTIHIVVNNQIGFTTNYLDGRSSTYCTDVGKVTLSPVLHVNADDAEAVVHAILFALDFRMKFKRDVFIDLLGYRKYGHNEGDEPKFTQPKLYKAISKHENAMDIYAKKLKSSNIIDDDYLTKLEEEYKAALEEKLEDSRKEETTKITPFMQDEWEGFENVYEDEMMKELDTTYKMEDLDKVADAISKLPEDKKFMRKVKKIIDLRNKLYFEDNKLDWAMAEHLAYGSLMKEGFNIRISGQDSERGTFSHRHAIVKVEDSEEEIILHNNIEGREGDFFVYNSPLSEYGVMGFDYGYAMASPQTLTIWEAQFGDFVNGAQIMIDQYISAAEDKWKLQNGLVLFLPHGYEGQGAEHSSARMERFLQLCAKDNMYVADVTTPANMFHILRRQMKAGFRKPLVIFTPKSLLRHSKVISTKEDFAEGSFQPLLDDPKAKAKDVKSLVFCTGKFYYDLLEFKEENDRDDVALVRVEQLFPLPVEKMKKAIKKYKNADDVVWAQEEPRNMGAYGHMLLHFDEAKNFRVCSRKFYGSPAAGSSVRFKKRHEKVIASVFDKTVEN from the coding sequence ATGGATAGATTTTCATTTCTAAATGCTGCGCATACGGCATATTTCGCCGAATTATACGACCAATATCTCCAGTACCCCGATAGTGTAGAGCCCAGTTGGAGGGCTTTTTTTCAAGGTTTCGACTTTGGAATGCAACAGAACGGTGTTTCTGCGGAAACTATGGAAGAAGCTCCTGTAGACTTTCAGGAGGGAGAAATTCCCGAGCACGTAATTAAGGAATTCAAAGTTATACGCCTTATAGACGGTTACCGAACTCGCGGGCACTTATTCACAAAAACGAACCCGGTTAGGGAGCGTCGTAAATACCGGCCAACCTTAGATATCGAGAATTTTGGACTGGAGAAAAGCGATCTGGATACCAAATTTAATGCGGGAGATATGCTAGGTATTGGACCAAGCAGTCTAAAAGATATTGTAACCCATCTTGAAAAAGTATATTGTGAATCTATAGGGATCGAATATATGTTTATTCGTAAGCCGGAAGAAATTCAATGGATTCAGGATAAATTAAATAAGAATGAAAATCATCCCAACTTTAGTGATGATGAGAAAAAGAAAATCCTGAAGAAATTAAATCAGGCGGTTTCTTTTGAATCATTTTTACATAGAAAATATGTTGGGCAAAAGCGTTTTTCACTGGAAGGTGGAGAAAGTTTAATCCCAGCCTTAGATGCCCTTATAGAAAAAGCAGCCGATTATGGAGTAAAAGACTTCGTGATGGGTATGGCTCACCGGGGGCGTCTAAATACGCTTACCAATATCTTTGGTAAGAGTGCTAAAGATATTTTTAGCGAGTTTGACGGAAAAGATTACGAACAGGATATTTTTGACGGTGACGTTAAATATCACCTGGGCTGGACCTCTTGCCGTGAAACCGATAATGGAAAACAAATCAATATCAATATTGCCCCAAATCCGTCTCACCTTGAGGCGGTAGGGCCGGTGGTGCAGGGTATTACTCGCGCCAAACAAGATAGGCATTACGGAGGTGATAATATGAAAGTGCTTCCTATTCTTGTTCATGGCGATGCCGCCATTGCAGGACAGGGAGTAGTTTACGAAGTGGTGCAAATGGCCCAGTTGGAAGGTTATCAAACCGGTGGCACCATTCATATTGTAGTAAATAACCAGATAGGGTTTACCACAAATTATCTTGATGGGCGTTCTTCAACGTATTGTACAGATGTAGGGAAAGTAACCCTTTCTCCTGTATTGCACGTAAATGCTGATGATGCCGAAGCTGTGGTTCACGCAATTTTATTTGCGCTAGATTTCAGAATGAAATTTAAGCGAGACGTATTTATAGATTTATTAGGTTACAGAAAATATGGGCATAATGAAGGTGATGAGCCTAAATTTACCCAGCCTAAGTTATATAAAGCTATTTCCAAGCACGAAAATGCGATGGATATTTATGCTAAAAAGCTTAAATCTTCTAATATCATAGACGATGATTATCTCACTAAATTAGAAGAAGAGTACAAAGCTGCTCTGGAAGAAAAACTGGAGGATTCTCGAAAAGAAGAAACCACGAAGATCACGCCTTTTATGCAAGATGAGTGGGAAGGTTTTGAGAATGTGTATGAAGATGAAATGATGAAAGAGTTGGATACTACTTACAAGATGGAAGATCTTGATAAGGTAGCCGATGCCATTTCGAAACTTCCGGAGGATAAAAAATTTATGCGAAAGGTGAAAAAGATCATAGACCTTCGTAATAAACTTTACTTCGAAGATAATAAGCTGGATTGGGCTATGGCCGAACATCTTGCTTATGGTTCCTTAATGAAGGAAGGCTTTAATATTAGAATTAGCGGTCAGGATAGTGAGAGAGGAACTTTTTCTCACCGTCACGCTATTGTAAAAGTAGAAGATAGTGAAGAAGAAATTATTCTACATAATAATATAGAAGGCAGGGAAGGCGATTTCTTCGTGTATAACTCCCCGCTTTCAGAATATGGTGTGATGGGGTTTGATTATGGATACGCAATGGCGAGCCCTCAAACGCTTACCATTTGGGAGGCCCAGTTTGGGGATTTCGTAAATGGAGCACAAATAATGATAGATCAGTATATTTCTGCGGCAGAAGATAAGTGGAAATTACAAAACGGATTAGTGCTTTTCTTACCGCACGGGTACGAAGGTCAGGGAGCAGAGCACTCTTCGGCAAGAATGGAGCGTTTTCTTCAGCTTTGTGCTAAAGATAATATGTATGTGGCAGATGTTACTACACCAGCCAATATGTTTCATATCTTACGCAGGCAGATGAAAGCCGGGTTTAGAAAACCTTTGGTAATTTTTACACCAAAAAGTTTATTGAGACATTCTAAAGTGATTTCAACTAAAGAAGACTTTGCTGAAGGAAGTTTCCAGCCATTGCTAGACGATCCAAAAGCGAAGGCTAAAGATGTAAAAAGCCTGGTATTCTGTACCGGGAAGTTTTACTACGATCTATTGGAATTTAAAGAAGAAAATGATCGTGATGATGTGGCGCTGGTACGTGTGGAGCAATTATTCCCGCTTCCAGTTGAAAAAATGAAAAAAGCGATCAAGAAATATAAAAATGCAGATGATGTAGTTTGGGCTCAGGAAGAACCTAGAAATATGGGCGCTTACGGGCATATGTTATTGCATTTTGATGAAGCTAAAAACTTTAGAGTTTGTAGTAGAAAATTTTATGGCTCTCCGGCTGCCGGAAGTTCTGTAAGATTTAAGAAACGTCACGAAAAAGTGATTGCAAGTGTTTTTGACAAAACAGTAGAGAATTAA
- the odhB gene encoding 2-oxoglutarate dehydrogenase complex dihydrolipoyllysine-residue succinyltransferase, with translation MALEMKVPSPGESITEVEIAEWLVEDGDYVEKDQAIAEVDSDKATLELPAEASGIITLKAEEGDAVAVGEVVCLIDTEAEKPGGGDDKKESKDSKEDSKDESSNKKEKEDKDKAEAKTEEPSKSSTPSQKQDSHAKGSPSPAAKKILDEKGIDKKDVEGSGKDGRITKEDAVQAKASMGSPGKGKRGESKKKMSMLRRKVASRLVSVKNDTAMLTTFNEVDMQPIFNLRKKYKEEFKEKHGVSLGFMSFFTLAVVRALKQYPGVNSMIDGDHQVTFDYQDVSIAVSGPKGLMVPVIRNAENLSFRGVEDEVKRLALRARDGKITVDEMTGGTFTITNGGVFGSMLSTPIINPPQSAILGMHNIVERPVAIDGHVEIRPIMYVALSYDHRIIDGKESVGFLVAIKEAIENPEELLMDNDVKRALEL, from the coding sequence ATGGCCTTAGAAATGAAAGTTCCTTCTCCGGGGGAATCTATAACCGAAGTTGAAATAGCCGAGTGGTTAGTTGAAGATGGCGACTACGTAGAAAAAGATCAGGCAATTGCCGAAGTGGATAGTGATAAAGCTACCCTGGAACTTCCAGCTGAAGCAAGCGGAATTATTACGCTTAAAGCCGAAGAAGGTGATGCTGTGGCCGTAGGTGAAGTGGTTTGTCTAATCGATACTGAAGCTGAAAAGCCAGGTGGAGGTGATGATAAAAAAGAATCTAAAGACAGTAAAGAAGATTCTAAAGATGAGTCTTCAAATAAAAAAGAGAAAGAAGATAAGGATAAAGCAGAAGCTAAAACCGAAGAGCCTTCAAAATCTTCAACTCCTTCTCAGAAACAGGATTCTCATGCAAAAGGAAGTCCTTCTCCTGCAGCGAAAAAGATTCTTGATGAGAAAGGAATTGATAAAAAAGATGTAGAAGGAAGCGGAAAAGATGGTCGTATCACTAAAGAAGATGCGGTTCAGGCTAAAGCTTCTATGGGTAGCCCGGGTAAAGGAAAACGTGGCGAGTCTAAGAAGAAAATGTCTATGCTTCGTAGAAAAGTGGCTTCTCGTTTGGTTTCAGTTAAGAATGATACCGCGATGCTTACTACTTTTAACGAAGTAGATATGCAGCCTATCTTCAATCTTAGAAAAAAATACAAAGAGGAATTTAAAGAGAAACACGGGGTAAGTTTAGGCTTTATGTCTTTCTTTACTTTGGCGGTAGTGCGAGCACTAAAGCAGTATCCCGGAGTGAACTCTATGATAGATGGTGATCACCAGGTAACATTTGATTATCAGGATGTTAGTATTGCAGTTTCAGGGCCAAAAGGTTTGATGGTGCCGGTAATCAGAAATGCTGAAAATCTTAGTTTCAGAGGTGTTGAAGATGAGGTGAAACGCCTTGCTTTAAGAGCTCGTGACGGAAAAATTACAGTAGATGAAATGACTGGAGGTACTTTTACCATAACCAATGGTGGAGTATTTGGTTCTATGCTTTCTACTCCAATTATTAATCCTCCACAAAGTGCAATTTTAGGGATGCACAATATTGTAGAGCGTCCGGTGGCTATAGATGGTCACGTAGAGATTCGTCCTATTATGTATGTAGCCCTTTCTTATGACCATAGAATTATTGATGGAAAAGAATCTGTAGGTTTCCTTGTGGCTATTAAAGAAGCTATAGAAAACCCAGAAGAATTATTGATGGATAACGATGTGAAAAGAGCGCTTGAGCTTTAG
- a CDS encoding retropepsin-like aspartic protease, which produces MSSLKKLLKEKGFKRIKLKYTKTQHLELVAKINNIEGNFILDTGASSTCVGLEAVEHFKLLAEDSDIKAAGAGATNMLTQIAQKNRIEIKGWKKKKVDLVLFDLRHVNEALINHEAEKVHGIIGADLLRKGKAVIDYKAPALYLK; this is translated from the coding sequence ATGTCATCTTTAAAGAAATTGCTTAAAGAAAAAGGATTTAAGCGCATAAAATTAAAATATACCAAAACCCAACATCTAGAACTGGTAGCCAAAATTAATAATATTGAAGGCAACTTTATCCTGGACACCGGTGCTTCCAGCACTTGCGTAGGTCTTGAAGCCGTAGAACACTTTAAGCTTCTTGCCGAAGACAGTGATATTAAAGCGGCCGGGGCAGGGGCAACAAACATGCTTACGCAAATTGCGCAAAAGAATCGAATAGAAATTAAAGGCTGGAAAAAGAAAAAAGTAGACCTTGTACTTTTTGATCTAAGACACGTAAACGAAGCCCTTATAAATCACGAAGCCGAAAAGGTGCACGGGATAATTGGCGCCGATCTTTTAAGGAAAGGAAAAGCTGTTATAGACTATAAAGCTCCTGCACTTTACTTAAAATAA
- a CDS encoding TatD family hydrolase gives MILTDTHIHLYSEDYEDDRDELIENAFKQNIERFFLPAIDSETTQSMYDLEARYPENVFLMMGLHPTHVQENFEDELKHVEEQFGQRRFYAVGEIGIDLHWDKSTLEIQQEAFRRQIKLAKKHKLPIVIHCRKAFDEIFEILEEEKSDDLFGIFHCFTGNLEQAKRALSYNLKLGIGGVVTFKNGKIDKFLNEIPLKEIVLETDGPYLSPSPFRGKRNQPEYLLKVAEKIAEIYQKPLAEIAEVTTQNSKDIFGI, from the coding sequence ATGATTTTAACCGATACACATATACATCTTTATAGTGAAGATTATGAAGATGACAGGGATGAGCTAATAGAAAATGCCTTTAAGCAGAATATTGAAAGATTTTTTCTTCCGGCCATAGATTCTGAAACTACCCAGTCTATGTATGATTTGGAAGCCCGTTATCCCGAGAATGTTTTTCTAATGATGGGCTTGCATCCAACTCACGTTCAGGAGAATTTTGAAGATGAATTAAAGCACGTTGAAGAACAATTTGGACAACGCAGGTTTTATGCTGTAGGAGAAATTGGGATAGATTTGCATTGGGATAAAAGCACTTTAGAAATTCAGCAGGAAGCTTTTAGAAGACAAATTAAACTTGCAAAAAAGCATAAACTTCCCATTGTTATTCATTGCAGGAAAGCTTTTGATGAGATTTTTGAGATTTTGGAAGAAGAAAAAAGTGACGATCTTTTTGGGATTTTCCACTGTTTTACCGGAAATCTCGAACAAGCCAAAAGAGCACTTTCTTATAATCTGAAACTTGGGATTGGCGGAGTTGTAACATTCAAAAACGGAAAAATAGATAAATTTCTGAATGAAATTCCTTTAAAAGAAATTGTTCTGGAGACCGATGGGCCTTATTTATCCCCGTCGCCTTTCCGCGGAAAAAGAAATCAACCGGAATACCTATTAAAGGTAGCTGAAAAAATTGCTGAAATTTATCAAAAACCACTGGCTGAAATTGCCGAGGTAACCACCCAAAATTCAAAAGATATATTTGGGATATAA
- a CDS encoding 1-acyl-sn-glycerol-3-phosphate acyltransferase, with the protein MKEFEDIRFYKDDEVQPALAEFMRHPMVKTLLQFTFPDKDSEEIAAILEECHSIRDFQTKVIYNSVLKVIEKSTEGLTYDGFDKLDSDKPYFYISNHRDIILDTCLLNTTLYEQDLIMTASAIGDNLVQKPFLMALSRLNRNFLVKRGISPREMLKSSMVLSEYIKKLLLEDGRSVWMAQREGRTKDGSDYTQQGVLKMLGMAKGKKSLAEYFAELKIVPVAISYEFDPTDILKMPEILAKRMKEEYVKSANEDFNSIMQGAMGNKGRIHINAGEVLGKEVFDEIEKDHSSLNAQLKAVASKIDEHIYKNYKLWPANYIAFDLLKNSETYAGKYSDKEKRQFERRLSRRVDVKNPLELNSYLLMYANPVINKEALYEEKS; encoded by the coding sequence GTGAAAGAATTCGAAGATATAAGGTTTTATAAAGATGATGAGGTGCAACCTGCCCTGGCAGAGTTTATGAGGCACCCTATGGTGAAAACCCTTTTGCAATTCACTTTTCCCGATAAGGATTCAGAAGAAATTGCTGCCATATTAGAGGAATGCCATTCTATTAGAGATTTTCAAACCAAAGTAATCTATAATTCGGTATTAAAAGTTATTGAAAAAAGTACCGAAGGACTTACTTACGATGGTTTTGATAAATTAGATAGCGATAAGCCTTATTTTTATATTTCCAATCATCGGGATATTATTCTCGATACTTGCCTGTTAAATACTACGCTGTATGAGCAGGACCTTATCATGACGGCTTCAGCTATTGGTGATAATTTGGTGCAGAAACCTTTTTTGATGGCTTTGTCCCGTTTAAACCGGAATTTCCTGGTAAAGCGTGGAATTAGCCCTCGGGAAATGTTGAAGAGTTCTATGGTGCTTTCAGAATATATTAAAAAATTGCTTCTGGAAGATGGTCGTTCGGTTTGGATGGCGCAAAGAGAAGGTAGAACTAAAGATGGAAGCGATTACACACAACAAGGTGTATTAAAAATGCTGGGAATGGCCAAAGGCAAAAAAAGCCTGGCCGAATATTTTGCTGAACTTAAAATTGTTCCGGTGGCGATTTCCTATGAATTTGATCCTACCGATATTCTAAAAATGCCTGAAATTCTTGCTAAAAGAATGAAAGAGGAATATGTAAAATCTGCTAACGAAGATTTCAACTCTATTATGCAAGGTGCAATGGGGAATAAAGGGCGTATTCATATTAATGCAGGAGAAGTATTAGGGAAAGAAGTTTTTGATGAAATTGAGAAAGATCATTCTTCTTTAAATGCGCAGTTAAAAGCGGTGGCTTCAAAAATTGACGAGCATATTTATAAGAATTACAAATTATGGCCCGCCAATTATATCGCATTCGATTTGCTGAAGAATTCAGAAACTTATGCCGGTAAATATTCCGATAAGGAAAAAAGGCAGTTTGAACGTCGCCTTAGCCGAAGGGTAGATGTTAAAAATCCCCTGGAGCTAAATAGTTATTTATTAATGTATGCAAACCCGGTAATTAATAAAGAAGCACTTTATGAAGAAAAGAGCTAA